A region of the Melanotaenia boesemani isolate fMelBoe1 chromosome 6, fMelBoe1.pri, whole genome shotgun sequence genome:
TTTACGTCCATGTGCCCGTGTGTGCATTATAGTTGCTCCGTAAAAggctactttaaaaaaaaaaaaaaaaaaaaggaaagattttaacattattcCTTGAGGGCTGCTGTGATGGTTGTTATGTTGTTAACATGGTGATAATAAAGTCATGTCAAACAGCTTGGAGCCATTGTGGCTGTGCactgaaagaaaatgtcatgttcagtttttaatctttgtgtttgtgtgtgtgcagtggcAAGTGCAAATGAGGCCTCTCAGAATACAGAAAGTGACAAGGCCAAAAAGGAAGACTGAACTGGTAAGACCAGACCGACAAACACAACTTTAACACAATACAAACACTGCAGGATCACTCAATGTTGTGTTTGATGCTTGTCAAAGCTGCCCTCTTAAAATCTAGTTTTTAACATTGCTAGAATGTCCATAGAGTGTTTGTATGTATTACAAAATAAACTGTGAGCCATACTCTGCCGAGCACCATCTTCAGTCAGAAAAGTGGGGTCAGACAGCCCATATATTCTGCGTTGAGGATGAGAGGAACCATTTCAGTTAGCTAGCAGGGCTAGGAGCTACTCAACCCAGCTGAGCCAGCGATTGTCAGCCACTAATGCCAGGATGTGACCTGGGCTGAGTGAGTGGGTGCTAGCTACTGGTGCTCAGGCTGAGTAACAGGACTCTAACTGCTAACCTGCCTGGACTGAGCTAGAGTTGTCAACAATTTCTAATGCTACATCATTAAAGTCTGCTAAAACAATGGCAAAAGGTCACTATATGATGAAAACGTTGCCACTTCACGTTCTGCTTTGATCCAGTCCCCCTGCCCTTTTTTCCCTGTTAAGCTacagcaggggtggccaacgtcggtcctcgagagccacaatcctgcaggttttccatgcatccctgcaccaacacacctgacttaaattaatgagtcattgtgcagatccttataggctgttggatccatttaatttgagtcaggtgtgttggtgcagggatgcatggaaaacctgcaggattgtggctcttgaggaccgacgttggccacccctgtgcTACAGTCTGGTCTCTGCAGAACCCAGCAGCACTGTTGACTTAATTTTaccaaacaattaaaaataaaagataaaagggTATAACAAAATGATTATTTTGTTAACGTTGCTGATATATTgtttacaaattaaaataagctTCAATTAAATTCTTTTGTCTCTGCCATTCATAAAAGTTGTTTATTTGACAATAATATTTATACTGTGTTTGATTATTTGTTTGATAATTAAAGGCAAAGTTgttaaatgattgtgaaattttaAGCAAAAAGTCTCAGTATCGCCAATACTTGCCCTGCATACTTGGTATCAGATCGATACTAAAATTTGCGATATCGCCCAGCCCGAGTGATAACTCAGACAACTTAACTTAGATCTTGTCCTCCACAACTCTCTTCTCTATGAAGTAGCTATGGTTTTTTGTTAAAGTTGCTAAACTCTGGTGACAGACTGGATGTGGGCAAGGTGAGATTTGCATTTCATAGGTCTGCATACACTGAATGGAGGGACactttaataaaaagtaaatgcatAGGGGAGCACTTTGTacatacagacgtggacaaaattgttgttacgctttggttaatgaaagaaaaactcacaatggtcacagaaataacttgaatctgacaaaagtaataataaataaaaattctatgaaatttaaccaatgaaagtcaaactttgctttttaaccatgcttcaacagaattattaaaaaaataaactcatgaaacaggcctggacaaaaatgatggtacccctagaaaagactgaaaataatgtgaccaaagggatgtgttaatccaaggtgtgtccactaattagcatcacaggtgtctacaatcttgtaatcagtcagtgggtctatataaagggctacaggtagtcactgtgctgtttgatgacatggtgtgtaccacattCAACATGGACCAgcggaagcaaaggaaagagttgtctcaggagattagaaagaaaattatagacaagcatgttaaaaagtaaaggctataagaccatctccaagcagcttgatgttcctgtcactacagttgcacatattattcagaaatttaagatccatgggactgtagccaacctccctggacatAGCTGCAGGAGGAAATTGATGACAAAGTACATGACGGGTAATACGAATGccaacaaaagagcccagaaaaacttctaaagagattaaaggtgaacttaaagctcaaggaacatcagtgtcagattacaccatccgtcgttgtttgagccaaagtggacttagtgagagacgaccaaggaggaaccattgttgaaaacaaaacataaaaaatccagatttgaatttgccaaactacatgctgacaagccacaaagcttctgggagaatgtcctatggacagatgagacaaaaatgaaattttttgcaaagacacatcagctctgtgtttacagatggaaaaatgaagcatatgaagaaaagaacactgtccctactgtgaaacatggaggaggctctgttattttctggggctgctttgctgcatctggcacagggtgtcttgaatgtgtgcaggtacaatgaaatctcaagactatcaagggattctagagagaaatgtgctggccagtgtcagaaagcttggtctcagtcgcaagtcatgggtcttgcaacaggacaatgacccaaaacacagctaaaaacaccgaagaatggctaagagggaaacattggactattagTGGCCCTCTATGaaccctgacctaaatcctactgagcatctttggaaggatcTGAAAcctgccgtctggaaaaggcacccttcaaacctgagacaactggagcagtttgcttatgaggagtggatcaaaatacctgctgagaggtgcagaagtctcattgacagttacaggaatcgtttgattgcctcaaaaggttgtgcaacaaaatataaaagttaagggtaccataaTTTAtttccaggcctgtttcatgagtttatcttttaaaataattctgttgaagcactgttgaaaagcaatgtctgactttcactggttaaattccatagaatttttatttattattacttttgtcagattcaagttatttctgtgaccattgtgtgtttttctttcattaaccgaagggtaccaacaattttgtcttCATCTGTACTGATGAATAATACGGCTGTgttgacattttaaaacatggaGTATGGAGtaatttttcttctatttttggTTAGCTTGCTAACTATACAACCACATGTAGATATAACAATCTGAATAGTGAAATGGCAGAAGTTCacatcatgttttaatattgtctcacttctttttttttttttttttcttgcagagatGAGATTCATCAAATAACACAGCCCAAAGCCACAATTTTAAGACACCTGGAAGAAAACTAagacagagcaaaagaaaaataaaaaccaaacctTCTTTACTTTCAGTATTGTCTCATCAGCACTCATCAAACTGTATATTCGTTAATATGCAATGTGCCTTAATAACCTTTCTTTCAGGAAAGATCAGGATTTTGTATATAAACCTTTTCACCAGAGGAAGAGGCGGAGTTTTTCTATTGGGACATCAAGTGCCTGAAGCCACACACGTAGGCCTTTACACCAAAAGTGCTACCAAACGCTTGGCTGATATGTGATATGATGGTGCAATACTGTATTGTGATGCGTTAAAAAGACTGTTAACTCTTCAGAGCCTGGGGTAGTGGTGCATTAAAACATAGGGAAGGATGCTTGCAGTAAATTCTTGACTATTTATTGTAGCTGCTTTTGAGGAAAATGAGCCAAACATGACTGTGAATAAAATTATGCAAAGAGTTCAAAGTGATGAGAATACCAAACTGCAGAGGCGAAGAGATCACCACCTCAGACACCTGGTTCACATGCAAGTTtaactttactttttcttttttattatccaATACTGATCATgtatttacagattttttttcttttcaagttttTGGAAAAAGTTTcatcaaaaatatttacacattatttAATAGTAGCCTTTCTAACAAGGCTAATTCTTTAATAGGAATACTACACCTTGAATAACAGAGTACAGTATGATACTGAAAAACACTACAAGGCACTTTCacacattctttaaaaaatcctttttgactgttcatgtaaaaaaaaaatcaggaaattattttatgcaaatgggAATAAAAATAGATGATTACATGCATGTCCAAAGGCTACCGCTgacaaataataattaatcacCAGGTTGAGAAACAGATGGTCCACATACTGACAGGATGCTGTGCTGTTACATGAAGCCATCTCTCATAGCTGTACTGTAGCTACCACATGTTCCAAAAACGACAATAAACTATTTCAATATGAATTTTAAGGTGTAATCCAGGGACGCTAATGTCATATGTTTGTAGGATGCATGGGTAGCACAGTCATAGATCATAGGTCCACTAGTGGACGTGAATTTTAGctttctgcttttataaaaGATGTAAAGGACGTAAAAAAGACTGATTGCTTGTGATGTAATGGATGTTAAGtgtaacaaaaacaacttctgtttggtttatttctcCTTTCTGTTTCACTCTTTGTAATATATTTCTTACCtgaactttgtttaaaatataactCTAACCTTTTAGTGTACAGAATAAAGTTTTACTCACCTATcattgtgtttcagtgtttcttatGTTAATGTGCATGCATACTTCTATCAACATGGGGGACATAATAAGGAATTACAGTGCTTggacatatatgtatgtatgtgtatatatatatatatgtgtatgtataagagaaagaaaaagagcgTTTCCTTTTTAACTCTCATAGGACTCAGTAAATCCctggaaatgaaaataagtataTTAAGTACACGAAATGTGCTTCAGCTCAAAGACATACCATGTCAACAATAAACTTGGGGTCATTTTTAGCATTTATAACTGTTAGCCTGCAGAAGAATTTTATTCCATTGGAAATCTACCAAACCACCTAAAGCCTTCACAATTGTAATACACACTTAGGGATCTAGAGACCTTTTTTATTTGGTATCCTGGGCCCAAGTCATATCTTTTCTTGACCAGCTAAACTCCTTTCCGGATAACTAATATTCATGATACCCAGCCAACCAGGAACGGGGGGCTATCACAGCATATAACAATTTTCCCATAAATAAGCATTATAAGCATTTAATTCCTTAATAAAAacgagttaaaaaaaaatacataccaTTTAAGATTATTCAGAACTTTGCATACAAGCTGCCTTTGCTTccctctttattaaaaaattaataaatgaaacagtTCAATTACACACAACATATGTATATACCGTGGCAAAGAGTGAACTTGGAGCATCGGTAGGAGCAATTTTATCAATGTTACtcgatatatgtaattacttagCAAGCAAATGGGGCAACGAACAcatctgttgttttaaaacatacaaataattcTTTTGCTGTGCAACAGGCAGCAGGTTTATatgtaaacaaaactgaagcaggatgtttatcttttttatttatttttaaagggtATAATTATCTGACTAAAAGAGAACATAAGTTCTGATGTGAAAGAATGCAAACCTGCAGATGCACGGCCTTCAAAGACGTGTTAACCCAACCTCATTATTCACTTGACTCATAAATTTAGTAAGAGCTGATGAAGACGTTGAAATATGTACAGAAACAAGGGTTATGTTACCTTTTAATCCCAACTTTATCTTTTACGAACTCCCTTTGCTTCTGTCATCTAATCTTCCGTAAACCACCTGCCGCTTCACCCAGAGGTCATTAACACATATATACCATAATAAACATGCAAAGTGCTTGCTTAACTCATCTGCAAGGACTGTTTAatgccaaaacaaaaaaatcacaatttaggaaagtttaaagtatttattaagttaTTTCTGATAATGAATCATGAAAGAAGACAAAGACGTGATGGGGGTATGGCTGGGGGCTGTACCGGCTGATGGTGTAATTCAAGCCAACAAACAGGCTTAGATATTTAACAGCTATTGTAAGTGAAACGTGAGCAGGAGGAGATGAAAATGCAGCGTTGTCTCCAAACACGTCTCATCAATGTTAATGAGAAGGGAAAGTGCTCAGAGCCCGACTGCTGCTAGTGACGATGCTACGAATTTATACCACCAACACATCAATTACTGGCCTTCAGAATAATATCtacaagaaattacaaagatcATCTTTTATTAGTTCTTGTTtgctctgcaaaaaaaaaaaaaaaaacaaacaaacaaaaaaaaacaatcatctaatctttttctgtgcttgtgtttcagttttttaagaTGTGACTGTTAAAAAGCATCAGTCAGAGGGCCCAAAACAGCAACGGCTTCGATCTCCACCAGTCCTCCCtggaaacaaataaaagcttTGGTTTGGACAAAATCTTCACAGAATCAGCGGAAAAGAACAAAGTCAGTGTAAAGAACTCACTCTGGGGAGAGCAGCAACCTGATAAGCAGCTCTGGCTGGAAAGTTAGCACTGAAAACTAGAGAAAGCAGCTCAATTAGGGCATCAGTGCACACAAATTTAATCACATGCACTATAATTGAAGTTTGAAACCTTCAGTCACACAAATCCACAGAAGTAAGATCTACAGGATGTTGGTCTTTAATAATGAAACACAAATTGGATCGCTCATCTTTCATATGAAGTTTTAATGTGCAACATATTCATATTAAAATCTAAGGCATTAAAATAAGGCAGATATTAAGACTGTCATAAGACATAAATAACATCAATGAGGCAAGACAGGCTTATTTGTACAGCACGTTGTGTACAAGACAACTCAGAGTGCTTTacgaaaaacattaaaagcattacagcagggtgcagaagaagcattaaaaagttataaatctaaaaataataaataaaaaaggcccCAGTCTGCTTGCATATCTAACTGACTTCTTGATTTCCTGCAATAACAGTCaactacaaaaacaaaggtTCTTTCAACATGCATGCAGTTTGTAAAAAATGTCATTCTAAATAGAGACTTTTAGATGCAATCCTCTTGTGTTTACTGATAATTATGTGTGAAGAAACATTAACCAGTCACATACTGTAAAGATTCCAGTTCTTATACAGAAACTAATTGTGCAAACTTCGTGCACTGACTTAACACACAAGATGCACACATTTATTACACATTCATGCTACAAAATGCCTAAAAAACTCTGATTTTCTTCAATACAAAGCACCAGTATTGAACAGTAAGATGGAAACGGTCTGCAATGCAGTCACAACAATAGTGACAGATAAAAATGGGTCTGACTTAATGAACATGTCTATTATTCTCTTACTGAAGCTCTAATTGGCAGGAGAGCTTAaagcattttattctttttgttcagTAAGTGCAACGATCACTTGTGACATCTGTATAGTGCTAATCAACCTCAACCACAGCTAAACTCTAATGAACCAGAATGAATGAAAGCACCTGTGAGCATTCACAAAACCTTTTTAGACCATGAATTAGCGCTGCATTTCTGTTGATTAGCACCTCACCCTCATCCAGGCATATACACTAACACATAATGGAATATTCTTAATGAGGGAGTTCATTTCCCTGCAAGGTTTTATGTGCTGTAATTCTCACATCCTTTGCTTTTTTTAGATGAAGGCAGCCTTTCccccactttttatttatttttcctttccttccttcaAGAGTATCAGAAGACTTACCAAGCATTGTAAGTGCTCCTGCTACTTACATGACAGAGAAATCAGTAAGGGGTGCCACATCATATGGAACATTATCTTGCACTTAGATTAAGCTTGACCCACTGGCAAGAGCAGCTCAGATTTCATTCTATTAAATGACTGAGCAAACATAAGTAGTccctgttttcttcttcctatCAAAGCCACTACGCTGTTGTTTCATATGTGTACTTGCTGCTGATGTTTTATTGGCAAATGCATGGATAATGCTTCTCCTGATATATAAGAATAATGCACACCATATTGCATCCTGCAAAAGGAGCATACATGCCAATTAAAAGTGACATGTCACCTCTTTGCCCTCTTTGAATTTATATTGCCTGGGTAATACAGCTTGTGCTGCCACCTAGTGCTCAACTTTGAATTACAAGGTTTAACAGATTAAGCATTGTTGAGTTGTCATGAGTTTAGCATATCATCAACACAGACTAAACATTGCATACTTAccataaatatataatataatacttACACTGCTTGTAAACATCATTGACATTGTTGAAGTCATTCATGTCAGCTAAGAGCACTGTGGTTTTGACAACTGCgaggaatgaaaataaaatgtatgattGGTTTGCAATAAAGAGTAGAAAAAATCAACATAGATACAAAAtactaatctttttttaaatcaggaaaAGGTTTTTTTCTCACCATTCTCATAACCGCATCCAGCAGCTTCAAGGATTTCACCCATATTCACAAGAgcctgggaaaaaaaaagtcaacatcaCGACATACAGTCcaaatgtttttatacattatatAATCTGAGCTGCTTGTTATCAGTTATTAAATCATTATACAGCTTGATAACAGATCTTAACACACAACCAGCGTTCTGTAGAACTACAATATATTTAGCCACAAGGATGAGTGTTGCAACAGATGGTGGAGCCCCAACATGACCCTGACCTCTGTAGCTTGACTGAGCGCAAGTGCTAAAGGCAAATACTAATataattttgtccttttttctttctactgCAATTCTATGTAGTTATACCAAATaattatgctttttaaaaagaactcTCACTTTCTTCCTAGCCCTTTAAACATTTCCAGAGCAGCTGTTCTGGCTCCGTTTAGCTTGACTTTGCTTTGTGAGACAGGttgatttacttttaaataataaattcacATACTATTTGAAATAACAAAGCTAAACGCTGTAACTTTCAGTAATGTGAAATCCCGTTATGTTC
Encoded here:
- the LOC121641471 gene encoding 2-iminobutanoate/2-iminopropanoate deaminase-like, whose translation is MAGLMRRIISTTKAPAAIGPYSQAVVVDRTMYISGQLGMDPASGKLVEGGVQAQTRQALVNMGEILEAAGCGYENVVKTTVLLADMNDFNNVNDVYKQFFSANFPARAAYQVAALPRGGLVEIEAVAVLGPLTDAF